The following proteins come from a genomic window of Sorghum bicolor cultivar BTx623 chromosome 3, Sorghum_bicolor_NCBIv3, whole genome shotgun sequence:
- the LOC8055244 gene encoding disease resistance RPP13-like protein 4 produces MSQERTLDEVVSPFLMQLERARVVPLGPDEDSSHSDIVLLFENIKKEACEVKDILLRVSKWENEIINDFGGIARHLDEIIEEGNQLNSIRSTLQLVNTEMSKLKDRMQLPLHVPMIKPIAPTTLPSYVPSKWVHAKVSEQWKRLEVERKILESSTMSNLQVSYDNLDLQLKLCLLCFSVFPENSIVSKRAMIHWWIGEGLVEATRSQTAEDVGQACFEKLIALEMIEPVYQKCRYGVNQCKLHPWIRRMLIKVAKQARFFEFDSDGNATWDSSATHRACLIEEHQQKIDVASLRNLLTIFNVNEQYLQFEKGWFSDLRKIAVLQLGRWHNLRRHHIEVDSTEFLEGLQLSNQLKYLCLRGISRIIELPASIGGLSNLRILDLHACHNLEILSASITSLQMLTHLDVSECYLLEGMPRGIGLLTELQVLKGFVIGGSTGNYNCRVAELARLDKLKKLTIYIGSKVTVTEDELNELENIKGLCVLKITWAVSLSNKERVHQTSDSTPLLTSLSLPLNLEKLDLCCFPGEKIPDWFSPSKLLRLKRLYFTGGMLRTFGNKNMSEVWSVEVLRLKFLNDLSVQWTQVHDIFPKLTFLEVFRCRKLESFPCDKDGVWMNHDTKDIRK; encoded by the coding sequence ATGTCGCAGGAGCGGACATTGGATGAAGTTGTTTCTCCATTTCTAATGCAACTGGAAAGGGCAAGAGTTGTTCCTTTGGGTCCAGATGAGGATAGTTCACATTCAGATATTGTACTTCTGTTTGAAAATATCAAAAAAGAAGCCTGCGAAGTCAAAGATATACTCCTGCGAGTGTCTAAATGGGAAAATGAGATAATAAATGACTTTGGAGGAATAGCTCGACATTTGGATGAAATCATAGAAGAAGGCAACCAGCTCAATTCAATACGTTCCACACTCCAACTTGTAAACACTGAGATGTCCAAGTTAAAAGATCGTATGCAACTTCCTCTCCATGTTCCCATGATCAAGCCAATAGCTCCCACAACCTTGCCATCATATGTACCCTCCAAATGGGTTCATGCAAAAGTTTCAGAGCAGTGGAAAAGGCTAGAGGTTGAGAGGAAAATCCTTGAGAGCTCAACCATGTCTAACTTGCAGGTTAGCTATGATAATCTTGATCTGCAGCTGAAGTTGTGCTTGTTATGCTTCTCTGTCTTCCCAGAAAATTCCATCGTCAGCAAGAGGGCCATGATCCATTGGTGGATTGGCGAGGGGTTAGTAGAAGCCACAAGAAGTCAGACAGCCGAAGATGTTGGACAGGCATGCTTTGAGAAGCTGATTGCTCTAGAGATGATTGAACCGGTGTATCAGAAATGCAGGTATGGGGTCAACCAATGCAAGTTACACCCTTGGATTCGGCGTATGTTAATTAAAGTTGCAAAGCAAGCACGGTTTTTTGAATTTGATTCAGATGGCAATGCAACATGGGACTCTTCAGCTACTCACCGTGCCTGTCTAATTGAAGAGCACCAACAGAAAATTGATGTGGCGTCACTCAGAAACCTTCTAACAATATTTAATGTGAATGAGCAATACCTACAATTTGAGAAGGGTTGGTTCTCGGATTTGCGGAAAATTGCAGTTCTCCAACTAGGAAGGTGGCACAACTTACGTCGACACCATATTGAGGTTGACAGTACTGAATTTTTAGAAGGACTGCAGTTATCCAATCAATTGAAATATCTTTGTCTGAGAGGCATCTCTAGAATCATTGAACTTCCTGCTTCCATTGGTGGACTCTCAAATCTCAGAATCTTGGACCTTCATGCCTGTCACAACCTTGAGATACTGAGTGCTAGCATCACGTCTCTTCAGATGCTCACCCACCTTGATGTGTCAGAGTGTTACTTGCTGGAAGGCATGCCAAGGGGTATTGGCTTGCTTACTGAACTCCAAGTGCTGAAAGGGTTTGTCATTGGTGGTTCAACTGGCAACTACAATTGTCGGGTAGCAGAGTTGGCTAGGCTGGACAAATTGAAGAAGCTGACCATATATATTGGAAGCAAAGTTACAGTGACAGAAGATGAACTGAATGAACTTGAGAACATCAAAGGCCTTTGCGTGCTGAAAATTACATGGGCTGTATCACTTTCAAATAAAGAACGAGTCCATCAAACTTCTGATTCTACACCATTGCTAACTTCACTCTCCCTACCTCTAAATCTCGAAAAGCTAGACCTGTGCTGCTTCCCTGGAGAGAAGATACCAGATTGGTTTAGTCCGAGTAAGCTGTTGAGACTGAAGAGACTCTATTTCACTGGAGGAATGCTAAGAACTTTTGGCAACAAAAACATGTCAGAGGTGTGGAGCGTTGAGGTTTTGCGCCTGAAATTCTTGAATGATTTATCAGTACAATGGACCCAGGTGCATGACATATTTCCAAAACTGACCTTTCTGGAGGTATTCAGATGTAGGAAGCTAGAATCCTTCCCTTGTGATAAGGATGGGGTGTGGATGAACCATGATACGAAGGATATCAGAAAGTAG
- the LOC8055243 gene encoding uncharacterized protein LOC8055243 has protein sequence MHQGAGIRIVSRVKAASTQHQAMSGAAPDAESGREGFTCSALLMCLYLPGLSKKKPVEAISTSPPTAETAPAPAPDQPAEQQESPYAPPSRAASLDKSECASLYSRNNIVFDFIVEEGDQAQAAIHGYCPSPCFDLPVELIRAGERFGVVAADSEATTPVTATFVFDDGQGRGALKKMASCLAPGTDGSSGPPHLARFLSASGRSSAPRPLVTPSRDAPQGESVMVPACNATSGGSLS, from the coding sequence ATGCATCAAGGTGCTGGCATTCGTATCGTATCTCGGGTCAAAGCGGCAAGCACTCAGCACCAGGCCATGTCCGGAGCGGCGCCCGACGCCGAGTCCGGCCGAGAGGGCTTCACCTGCAGCGCGCTGCTCATGTGCCTCTACCTGCCGGGCCTCTCCAAGAAGAAGCCGGTGGAGGCGATCAGCACGAGCCCGCCGACAGCAGAgacggcaccggcaccggcaccggacCAGCCTGCCGAGCAGCAAGAGTCCCCGTATGCGCCGCCGAGCCGTGCCGCGTCGCTGGACAAGTCTGAGTGCGCGTCGCTCTACTCCCGCAACAACATCGTCTTCGACTTCATCGTGGAGGAAGGGGACCAGGCGCAGGCGGCGATCCATGGGTACTGCCCGTCGCCGTGCTTCGACCTGCCCGTGGAGCTGATAAGGGCCGGCGAGCGCTTTGGCGTCGTCGCCGCTGACAGCGAGGCGACGACGCCGGTCACGGCCACGTTCGTGTTCGACGACGGCCAGGGAAGGGGCGCTTTGAAGAAGATGGCGTCGTGCCTGGCACCCGGGACCGACGGCAGCAGCGGGCCGCCGCATCTCGCGAGGTTCTTGTCTGCGTCCGGTCGTTCtagcgcgccgcggcctctcGTGACGCCTTCCCGTGACGCGCCGCAGGGTGAATCGGTGATGGTGCCCGCCTGCAATGCAACGAGTGGCGGCAGCCTGTCGTGA
- the LOC8082393 gene encoding uncharacterized protein LOC8082393 encodes MDANWTYLLATWNEWEIRMLVLTSLALQVFLLFSAGIRKRNVSAVLSLLLWLAYLLADSIAIYALGYLSQTRVSKGDDPQSFERTHRIQAFWAPFLLLHLGGQDTITAFSTEDNELWKRHLLSLLTQVALAVYVFTKSHPGTNVLAPAAFMFLSGIVKYAERTWALKCASMDNLRSSMVTTPDPGPNYAKFMEEYRFTREAGLDAEIVIEQERRAEAAAAVTVAVAEESVPYTTVITEASHFFVIFKRLFVNLILSFQERTRSQGTFLRLTPEQAYKIIEIELSLMYDTLHSKAAVIHTWYGRVFRCLTLLSTSTACILFNLLGKGTHKSYSRIDVCITNILFGGALCLEVYAIGMMLISYWTYAALQDCNCRSLGSLIFRSIRYFRPESRAKWSNLMAQHNLISFCLLDKPTMLTKVLSVLGLKAHCDSWLYIRHIDVSLELKVLVFRELKDKTVGIVDAERYRKFSNHRGQWALQCKGYYKELGWSVEVEFDESILLWHIATDLCFHSESEDGGGDHAAKTISHYVDISRAISNYMLFLLVARPFMLTAGIGQIRFGDTCAEAKNFFDRAEMARPDARAAARMVLDVNAEIAPRDVKGDRSKSVLFDACRLAKSLLELQPHKRWRVIRVVWVEMLCYAANKCRSNFHAKQLSAGGELLTVVWFLMAHFGVGEQYRIEAGHARAKLIVEKN; translated from the exons ATGGATGCGAACTGGACATACTTGTTGGCAACATGGAACGAGTGGGAGATCCGCATGCTTGTGCTCACCAGCCTCGCCCTCCAGGTGTTCCTCCTCTTCTCCGCCGGCATCCGCAAGCGTAACGTCTCCGCCGTGCTGAGCCTGCTTCTATGGCTGGCCTACCTGCTCGCGGACTCCATCGCCATCTACGCGCTCGGGTACCTCTCCCAGACGCGCGTGTCCAAGGGCGACGACCCACAGTCCTTCGAGCGCACCCACCGCATCCAGGCCTTCTGGGCACcgttcctcctcctccacctcggCGGCCAGGACACCATCACCGCCTTCTCCACCGAAGACAACGAGCTCTGGAAGCGCCACCTGCTCAGCCTCCTCACCCAG GTTGCCCTCGCCGTGTATGTCTTCACCAAGTCGCACCCTGGCACCAACGTCCTAGCCCCCGCCGCGTTCATGTTCTTGAGTGGTATCGTCAAGTACGCCGAGAGGACATGGGCGCTCAAGTGCGCGAGCATGGACAATCTGCGCAGCAGCATGGTCACGACGCCGGATCCGGGCCCCaactacgccaagttcatggaggAGTACCGGTTCACGCGCGAGGCAGGGCTCGACGCGGAGATCGTCATCGAGCAGGAGCGGCGCGCGGAGGCTGCCGCCGCCGTGACCGTGGCCGTCGCAGAGGAGAGCGTGCCCTACACGACGGTGATCACCGAAGCGAGCCacttctttgtcatcttcaagcGACTCTTCGTCAACCTCATCCTCAGCTTCCAGGAGCGCACCCGGAGCCAGGGCACGTTCCTGCGGCTCACGCCAGAGCAGGCGTACAAGATCATCGAGATCGAGCTGTCGCTCATGTACGACACGCTTCACTCCAAAGCGGCGGTGATACACACCTGGTACGGCCGCGTGTTCCGGTGTCTGACGCTCCTCTCGACGTCGACGGCCTGCATCCTCTTCAACTTGCTTGGCAAGGGTACACACAAATCATACAGCCGCATCGATGTCTGCATCACTAACATCTTGTTTGGAGGAGCGCTTTGCTTGGAGGTGTATGCCATTGGGATGATGCTTATATCCTACTGGACATATGCCGCTCTGCAAGACTGCAACTGCCGGTCACTGGGCAGCCTGATATTCCGGAGCATTCGGTATTTCCGGCCTGAAAGCCGGGCGAAGTGGTCCAATTTGATGGCCCAGCACAATCTCATCAGCTTCTGCCTCCTGGACAAACCAACCATGCTCACCAAGGTTTTGAGCGTCCTCGGGCTCAAAGCACACTGTGACAGCTGGCTGTACATCCGGCACATCGACGTGTCATTGGAGCTCAAGGTCTTGGTCTTCAGGGAGCTCAAGGATAAGACGGTGGGCATCGTGGACGCCGAGAGGTACCGCAAGTTCAGCAACCACAGGGGCCAGTGGGCTCTGCAGTGCAAGGGCTACTACAAGGAGCTCGGCTGGAGCGTCGAGGTGGAGTTCGACGAGAGCATCCTCCTCTGGCACATAGCCACAGACCTCTGCTTCCACTCAGAGTCAGAGGATGGCGGCGGCGACCACGCCGCCAAGACGATCTCTCATTACGTCGATATCAGCCGGGCGATATCCAACTACATGCTATTCCTGCTCGTCGCGCGCCCCTTCATGCTGACCGCCGGCATCGGGCAGATCCGGTTCGGCGACACCTGCGCGGAGGCCAAGAACTTCTTCGATCGGGCAGAGATGGCGCGCCCAGACGCGAGGGCCGCGGCGAGGATGGTGCTCGACGTGAACGCCGAGATCGCGCCGAGGGACGTCAAGGGCGACCGGAGCAAGTCCGTGCTGTTCGACGCGTGCCGGCTGGCCAAGTCGCTGCTGGAGCTGCAGCCGCACAAGCGGTGGCGCGTCATCCGCGTGGTGTGGGTGGAGATGCTCTGCTACGCCGCGAACAAGTGCCGGAGCAACTTCCACGCCAAGCAGCTCAGCGCCGGCGGCGAGCTGCTCACGGTCGTTTGGTTCCTGATGGCGCACTTTGGGGTGGGCGAGCAGTATAGGATTGAGGCGGGGCATGCAAGAGCTAAACTAATTGTAGAGAAGAACTGA
- the LOC8082394 gene encoding probable disease resistance protein At5g45440, which yields MAVEVVQFLVKKFVDSFTEEAADAEAELPFRAQFHGMRAELQKAAVSAANADELRECLYELNDLLAECRRLANRPNQQRLRWCFAQSDAWCFPKTKKRVTAVRRRVLECVEHDSGGNAAASQEEEDAAAGLDRWTTSWLERSRIHGFDQQLAELESMAFGECGAGRLNGVGIVGMGGIGKTALAQLLFSSPRAKGRFFPRIWMCMSRTASAGADRRKEVLQGMLMALGHEEDAILSIDGSDSLAELVIAVHEQLKGKRYLIVFDDVWHIDSWYADVVGRQNAPRRTDDWSERLAFALPKERGGLVVVTSRLEQAAEAMVGKSCLYRVRPLADSESCWAIFTDALSQSQSQEKKTVDLATVNNMKQEILETCGGLPSAAKTMGDIFATSSVSPPASTSTSQELGKSDHIITAS from the coding sequence ATGGCCGTGGAAGTCGTCCAGTTTCTTGTGAAGAAGTTCGTGGACAGCTTCACCGAGGAGGCAGCGGACGCAGAGGCGGAGCTCCCTTTCCGCGCCCAATTCCACGGCATGAGGGCCGAGCTGCAGAAGGCGGCCGTTTCTGCCGCCAACGCCGATGAGCTCCGGGAGTGCCTCTACGAACTCAACGACTTGCTCGCCGAGTGCCGTAGGCTCGCCAACCGACCTAATCAGCAGCGGTTGCGGTGGTGCTTTGCCCAGTCCGACGCTTGGTGCTTCCCCAAGACCAAGAAGAGGGTGACCGCGGTCAGGCGCAGAGTCCTCGAGTGCGTCGAGCACGACTCCGGTGGCAATGCTGCGGCgtcgcaggaggaggaggacgccgccgccgggtTGGACCGCTGGACGACGTCTTGGCTCGAACGGAGCAGGATCCACGGGTTCGACCAGCAGCTCGCGGAGCTGGAGTCCATGGCGTTCGGGGAGTGCGGCGCGGGGAGGCTTAACGGCGTTGGCATCGTCGGCATGGGCGGCATCGGGAAGACCGCGCTCGCGCAGCTCCTGTTCAGCAGCCCGCGCGCTAAAGGCCGCTTCTTCCCCAGGATATGGATGTGCATGTCGCGCACCGCCTCTGCTGGAGCAGACAGGCGCAAGGAGGTTTTGCAGGGCATGCTCATGGCGCTTGGACACGAGGAGGATGCCATCCTGTCCATAGACGGCAGCGATAGCCTGGCGGAGCTGGTGATCGCCGTCCACGAACAGCTCAAGGGGAAGAGGTACCTCATAGTGTTCGACGACGTGTGGCACATCGACAGCTGGTACGCTGACGTTGTTGGCCGCCAGAACGCCCCGCGGAGAACCGACGACTGGTCGGAACGCCTCGCGTTCGCACTGCCCAAAGAGAGAGGTGGCCTGGTGGTCGTCACCAGCCGGCTGGAGCAGGCGGCAGAGGCGATGGTGGGGAAGAGCTGCTTGTACCGTGTGCGGCCATTGGCCGACAGTGAGAGCTGCTGGGCAATTTTCACGGATGCTCTTTCCCAGTCCCAGTCCCAGGAGAAAAAGACGGTCGATCTTGCCACTGTTAACAATATGAAACAGGAGATCCTTGAGACCTGTGGCGGGcttccatcggcagcaaaaactATGGGAGACATCTTCGCAACCAGCAGCGTTTCGCCTCCTGCATCGACATCTACTAGCCAGGAACTCGGCAAGAGTGACCATATCATCACTGCTAGCTAG